ggagatttttcgggccgagcagattgcccgcaacgcactgtgccggagcaggtgtggtaggacacgggggtgggatgataaggccaaagtgcagtcggtcggcccccgggtacatgtggttcctggcaaactcgagattcctggaaagttgactcggtgatcaatatctcactttagcgggtgagtgaggtttgtgtaaggaataaatcaccagctggttaggaatcgattcgaatcgccatcgctcctggatagtgagcacttgacttgagttacttcatcgtagtaattatttatggaacacttggacagttataatgaatatgacagtatgaaagttgtttaatgatcattggttatcattatctgcttaatcacatgtttactctagtataggtgcaaacctagttgacaggttaataataattaacttggcaataatgcttttagaaaggttcttgaaatgctaaaaatgcttctttttgcaaatgagtcagctaccctactataaagcccttcataatccttggggtcatttatttttggttatgtcgggtaagtctggctgagtatcttctcgtactcagggttttattcccacttgttgcagatgggcagatgtattacggctactgtatcaactgcctgtatcctgcgatgggtgatgcttaggaccatgggcagggtcattccttacgtctcatctgatgcttttgttggagatgatcattcgctggcactatatttaaactccgcgtgagtgtgtgtggtttgaacaaatgacttccgcttaGGACcatggtttgaacaaatgactgtAGCAAaagccggttttctctctcctcccctcacTCTCTCACTGACGCCGTCACTGTTCATCAAGCCGCACAAGCCAGTTTTCCTGCTTcgctacagtgttgctacagtgaGAGAGAAAAAGAAGGAGAGAGAAAACCGTTTTTTTGCTACAGTGTTTTTGTCAGATAAGCCAAAGCCGGTTGAAGCTGTCCCAAACGGGGCCTAATTCTTGTGATTCTATTTTTCACGTTCGGCTCCGAAACCCTCAGTGGAACACCTGGCGTTGATTCTTGTGATTCTATTTTCTAGCTCGAAATCCCTCCGTAAAATCTCTATTTGGCACTGATTCTTAAGGGTGCGTTATCTCACAAACGTAAATCTCTATTTGGCACTGATTCTTAAGGGTGCGTTATCTCACAAACGTttcagattcatcagttcctagAGACATTCCTTCTAGTGAATACGAATCATGTTCTCAAATCGTTTGGCTAGTAGGTTCAATTCTGATTCTTGGTGGCTAAAATCATTGGTTTAcatgaaaaataataaaaaaaatattttttttacaaaatacaAAAAAATGCTAATGTTTTTATGGacgaagaaaaaaaatcaaaagcaTCTGATTTTAATTGGTTTCACTTGAAGACGATCACTAGAATCATTTTAGATTAGATGGGAGGGGTAGTAATGCAAGAAACAGAATCTGGAGGAAACTACTCTGAAGGTGATTCTGATCTCTATTACAAAGAGAGATCACTAGAAACGAATCAGTGTCGTCTTTAACCGTTTGGAAGTGTTTCCAGTGACTCTGAAAAGAATCCTAAACTATTCTCTTCTGGAGAGAATCCAAACCTATTCTCACATCCAAACGGACCCACAATTCTCTTGAGAAACGGATCGGTTCTGGCTATCCAATTTATCCCTAAATATTCCACTCCAACCGAACATAGCCCGTTTTCACTGTTACCTATCGCTGGATCGTAAATTTGATTCACGCCAGGGAAACTAGTTTCGATGCTTCTATTATCAGTCAATATTTAAAACCAGAAAAAACAGAACGTCGAGAATGAATCCATTTAACAATGGGAAAAAGCAATGGAAAAAGCGCCTAGGGGACCATAAATGTCTTTTAACTGTTTACTCCATTGAAACAACATAGAACTAACTAAAAGAAAGCAGGAAAGCCAAAGAACATGTACTCAGATCGACGATAGAGCCTATCACCTTGGTCAAAACCAAGATTTCTGGTTGATCATAATCATAACACTACAAACCGACAACAGATTTTGGTATCATATGGTAGACCAGGTGACATATTTGGTTCGCAGGCAGGCAGGTCTCACCAGGTAAAATATTCAATCCCAACTAAATCACGCTCAGGCAGGTTGCAGGCATGGGTGCTAACTCCTAACGAGGCATCCTACTGCAGGGTTAAAACCAAACAGCCCCTTTTACAATAACTTCCTTAAATAGCAGTTGAGAATAAACTTGGTGCCAAAACTAACAGCAATGACAGGAAAGTTCAGGAGGATACATCAACAGACCAAACTAACTATCCAGTCACATTCCACAACCACAAGAAAGCAAAATGAGCTTGACAAAGAAACTCCAATTATTCCCAAAAAACATTGCCGGTAGCGGTTGCAGATAAACATCTAAGCAGGAAGACCATCAAAGAACTTCATGTAGTCATCAAGCTTCTCCTCATGCCTGATCTTAACGATCGAATCATCCTCTTCCACCTGCAAAGCAAACAATAAACCGTATTGGTTAAGTGACCAATGAAGAAAACTGATAGACAAAAGAGGCAACAAATGGGGAACGTTATGAATGGACATCCCCCAAAGTCTCAATTCCTTACATTTACGGTCTACACCTGCATGGTTGACATGCAGAACTCTTAAGAAAACATTGGTTGGCCAATAGGCACGGGGGTATTTGGAAACACATAGAATTTGCATGTTTTAAGAAACGAGCAACTTTGGCACTAGCCCTTATTTTAGAGCCCCAATGACTGGTTGTCAAGCTCCTCTCCATGATCCCCTACAGCCTCCATGTTCTACAGCACCTCAGGCTTGCCAGGCTTTGTTCCCTTAAGCTCCTCTAAGCCGCCAGCACTATGCCCCACTCTCCTAATTGGTCTGCTCAGCCTACCTTCTTAACAACAATCAACAATCCAGAAAAGAACCAAGCTCCCGTCCATGGACAGATACCCATCTGCGACATTGTGGGATAGGCAAAGGGGACGACGCGCAAGTAGGCTGGTAGGTATGGACCAGGAGCGACAGGGTGCAGGCTGTGCGGCATGGTGTGGAATCATGGGGAGATGGCATGCAGGGAATTTCAAGCCAAGTTTGAGCCTCTCCATCACTCTACATTTGAGGCCTTATGCAGAAAAAAGGGTAGCTTCAACAGGCCCCACTCAAGCACTCAAACTTGAGCGGCACCAGCATTTGCCCTGAGCCCCATCTTTTCCCAATGGGCAAGCAAGCCATGCAAGGAGGCGCAGTGGCAGTGGAGGGTCAGGAGCAGTGGGGGTTGCAACCCTGCTGGACCTCGATTCTTAGAATCAACCACCAAAACTGCTATAGTTACTCTAAGGTCTAAGGAAAGAAGACCCAGGCAAGTAATTGAAATTCCCTAGCTCGCAGTGGGTCTTTCCATTTTTCCTACAAAATAATCATGAGAAAAAAGGAATATAGGTGGTAATATGTCCCCCCCAGGGAGGTTGCCGCCCTTCTTTAGCTAAAATATCATGTTGCACTGTTTcaaaaaaatcatcacaaaaatcatGTATGTAGTACCTAAAGTTTGTAGCTGAAACAATTCAGTCTGAAATTCATCTCTGATGTTGAGATTAAAAAAACACAAGTGTCACTGTCAACACATGATGAACAATGACAGGTTGACcacttgtttattttatttctTGACATCTAGGATTTATATCAAACTAACTGTTGCAACTATACTTAACTCTGTGTTCTACATACGtgatttttgtgatgatttttttgaaacattgcaacattaTATTTTAGGTATTGAGGGCGCCAGCCCCCCCTGGGCACTAAATATGTGTTGTAGTTTGTACCCAGTACTCCGGCGGCCTCAACTTGAGGTTGTAGGTGGAAGCCATGCTCATACAGTAGGCACCTGCGTCATGAACAACCAGTCCAGCTCCCTAAAAGGACAATATATGTCAGAAGGAAACAGAGGAGACACTAATCATCAAATAAAATATAATGGCTTTGAAAAAAGACCTCATCAGGGGTTGGAAGTTCCCTATCTTTTCCAAGGAAATCTGCGGACTCACAAACTGGTCCTACAACATCAAAGGTCGCTACTTCGGCACCAGGAGTGGGGGGAGAGACCAGTTCGATATGCTGCCACATGAGTAACAAGATTCAAGAGCTGAAATAACTTTCTTCACATGACATTTTTGTTTATTCGGTTAACATGATTTCTATGCATTTCAATGAAAATGAAACCTAAACATAAATGCTTCATCAAGTTGCTGCAATCATAGTGCTTCATTAAGTTGCTGCAATCCCTGAGTGATGCATAGTTGACTAAGAGAATCAGCAGTGGAAACAACAATCATAAAATAAATCTATGGCAAGAATGAGATGTAGCAGTATCATATCATTCCAAAACTAAGACTAAATCCTTTACTCTCAACACATTACCTAAATATTTAATCTACTGTGTGGTGTCTATGTGATGCTGAGAACATAGGTGTGTAGTTGAACATCCTGAGCCTACACCAGTAAATTACCCATATATGGTTGTAAATATTAGCATTGAAAAACTGTCCGATACAAGGCAATATTCAAAATTTCCATGCATTAATCTACTTTCTCAAGACTATCACAATGTCAAAGTGGTTACCATCTTGGATACACAACCAAAGCTATGGCTTGGAATCATTATGGTTCTATAGACGGAAAAAGAAACTACCTAGAGAACATAGTAGTAACACTCGCTGTCATTGATTAAATCTCTACTAAACAAACCCTtcctaaaaaaaaaaactctaaacaAACCTGGTATGCTCCATACAGACTAGGTCTGATGAGTTCTGCCATGCTGCCATCAACAACAATGAAATTCTTTGTACCATTAGATTTAACACCAGTTACTCTATTAACGAAGCAGCAAGTATTAGCGATCAAAGATCTTCCAGGTTCAATAATAAGAGTAAGATCTGTAGAGAGAACTAATTCTCGCACCTGCAACAAAATAAATAGAATAAACATGATGAATCAAGCCATAACTGCATAAGCTAACTTTTCATATCACAATAAGGAAAACTGATATCTTAAAGATGCATGCGTGCCTGCATAGATATGAATCAAAAACATGGTAACGATGCTGAGCTTACAGTGTTGATGAGATCCATAGGTGTAGGTAAGACTGCATCGGTATGATGGTAATCTATTCCCAAACCACCTCCAATATTCAGGTACTCCAACTTAAAACCTTGTGCTCGAATTTCATCAACATAATTCACCATAAGAACTGCAGCATCTCTGAATATATCAACCTAAAAAAATGGAAGAACACTTTAGATACATCTACTAAGAAACAGGTATTCTGCAAAGAATACAGCAAAGAATACAGCCATCTAAGCAAAGAGTACTGGACACTGAACATAAATGTTCTGCATGAATATTATTTGGGTCTTTATGGCAGAAAGATAAAAGCCATAACCAGTATCAGATCACTTTAAGCAAAATAATTGAAATGGTATTTACTATAGCGACTTAGTGAGTGCATGGGTAGTAcatatgcatggaaggatggaggATCTACCTCTTGATTCAGTCAAACATGCATCTTAATTTCAAAATAGTTGCATGGTCATCCTCAGGTTCTATACGGGACTTCAAAGTTAGATCTTAGAAGACAGGTTCTATAATGGACTTCAGGTATAAttttaataataacaataatttcTAATTTTTACCGGTGGTAAAGGCTGTCAGGCAATCATCCTAAAACAGGGTACATTAACAGACTACAGGTGACATAGTGCAAAATGGTCATTGTTGACTGGGGCAGCAAACATTTAGCTGACTGCAGCAAAGTGACTGTTAACCCGACACAAGATGTTGCCTATTAGGCAGAGAAAAAAGTACAATTTACCACTGCAGGCAAGCTTTTTATTTCCTCAAATAGACGAATATGCAAGAGAGCTGTGtttcattgcattaagaagaaaaagaacaactgcGGGCAAGCTCAGTCTCAGTTCAACAAATTCTAGACATAAGGCTATAGTGATATTAAAATAATACTACAAAGAGAACAAGACATTACCTTTGTAATAGTAGATCCCAGATGGCAATGAACACCGACGAGTTTGATTTCATCTGGGTATGACTTGATAGAGTCCAAAAACCATTGCAATTTCTCATTGCGGATCCCGAATTTGGACGTTTTATTTCCCGTGGCAACATACGGATGTACCTGTTGAAAAAAGTTCCTTCTTACAAAAAAATGTCCAAGCACTGCTACTTGGCATATCAACGTATCTTATAGGTGTGAAATTCAAAACTTTTATAACATTtaactcttcttctttttttctcgaacacgcaggagagtttAACTCTTCTTTTATTATCACTACCATTACTAATATACTGCTGACTCTTTTATCTTTTGGTAGCTCTTATATTGGGTTTTATCTCTACCGGTCTAGCCTGCCCAATTTGCTTGGGATTAAAAGGCTTTGTGGCAGTGGTCGCTCAAAAGTGGAAGACACAAGGAGTTATTTAATCTGTTAAAGGAAAAAAATCAGATAGGGAGGAAAGAGTGATCACAACAGAAGTGGCAGTTGTCCACAAGACATTCAAGTAATAAGGAAACAGAAGGAAAAAATCCATGGATAACAAGCACAAGTAAATTAAATCAATAAAAGGTACCCCACTCAAAACAATACAAAGGGATGTTAGCCAGCAGCCAGGTGCACACCCACAACTGAAACTTGatagttgagagagagagagagagagagagagagagagcacaaaCACAGTGCCTGCTGACTGAACTGAGGATGTCTTGTAGTAGTATAAGGTGATGTACACCCACTACCAGGCCATACATGTTCAAGTTGATGTACACCCACTACAAGACCATACCGGCCATTCTACCAACTACTAGAACAAAGCCATACATGGCCTATGGATAGAATGGCATGACCAAATAAGCAAGAGCTAGCCAAATTCCATCAAGGGATAAGACAAGGGCAATAAAAGAAACCAAATACTCTCATTGGCCGCATGTGTATACATGTACGTGTGTTTTGGGGAGTACTAGAGGGTAACCATACCTGCGGATCCACATCTGGATTTATTCTAAGCAAAACAGGCACTTTCTTTCCGGTAGCCCTTGCAGCTCTGACAATATTTTCCAAATCAAATTCACTATCCACGTTTACAAATACTCCGCTCTCAGCAGCTAATTTAAGATCTTCGAATGTCTTCCCATTTCCGTTAAATATACACCTGATCTTCAAAATAGAAAATGAATATAGTTACTTTCTATTCAGAAACAATGCCATCAACTGGAGAAACGGTGAGCTCTACAGCTGAAGGGGTTTGCAAGACCAATGGCAAGCGAAAATCCTTGAGTAGATTAAAACAATGCTATGCGATAGCCAATAATATCattatgtgatttttttttttttttggttttgggcCTATAGTCCATGTACACTTTTGTAACATTATTTATTCTTTCATACAAAAAAAATAACCAGGTCTCTCCTTTTTGCACTATCAAGGACAGATCTGCACAAACAAAACCATAGTACTTGTATACACAAGTTCTGCTAAAAAAAACTGAACGCCTGTCAGATAGCTTAACTAGCATTTTGGAATCTCCCAGCTCTTTCCAGATTCATGTTTTGTTGAGGACATATGTGGGAGTTAGATCAAAAGAAAATTCTTCAACCCTTTGCCAATGCACGTGAAAGTGACAATTCCAAGTTCAAAGTTTTTGTATATGAGTTTTTTACGCCGTTGTGCAAGGGAGGAACCAGAAGGAAGGTTGCGGCTAGCAGGGAAGAGATCTTCAGGAGGCTGTCCGAGGGTGCGCAGGTCAACCAGCAGGCCGCTGAGCCAATAGAGAATAACAGTCAACATCTTCTGTCCCGCAGCTAGGAACCTGACTTATGCATGCAGACTAAATAAAATGAACTTGGCACTAGAGCTGGCCTTTTTCGTACTAGAGTTTTGGTGACGTGCTTGTCTGCATGTTTGTGTGGCCATTATGTGTGATCCCTGTTCTTACTTTGTAATCTGGTATTCCCAGAAACTCGCTTTCTATAAAGCAGGGCCGGAGCTCCTTTGTTCAAAGGTGATATATACTTCAATCCTCCATTCCGCCCACCATTTATACAACAAGAATAAGACATTTAGACCTATACTGTGATGCATTCATATTTGATTTTTGTCTGCAACTTGGACTTGGAGTCTTGAAGTTGGAGAAATCAGAAATGGGTGGACTTGGCTTGCTGTTGCCTTATTGGGGAAAAAAGTAAAATTACAATATTTGCAGGGTAATTTCAATGCTTACTGAATTTTAACCTGCATTATTATTTGTTTATTaaaagtactaaaatgtatctgcATATGGGGTATTTGGGGGTAAATGCCCTAATAGTGTGTCCATATCAGCCTGATAACAAGACACTTATCTGTGCTGCATAGACTTCGATAACAATatactcccttcattccaaattataagacgtttggcTAATGCAGTTTGCTGATGCATAGATGTTTTGGCTAATGCATAGACGTTTCGGTGCATAGATTTTGATAATGTATTACCGTGGCTAATGCAGTTTGTGCAATCGCTACAATAATCTAACATTATCACTGCTATCCATGCCAAATATACAGAAACGCCCTTCATCACCATCAGCGGCAATGCAACATAATCTATTATAATCCATCCAAAATTAAAACAATAAACAACAGCAGCAGAAAGTGAAGACATTTGCTCAATGACACCAGTCCATCCCAGGAAGTAAAAATCTTGGAACAAGAGCAGCACCTGGTGGGGTCAAATCCCGCCTGGAGAGCGAGTCGGAGCTCGTTGCCGCTAACGAGGACGGCGCCGCAGCCAAGCTCACGCAGGACGCGTAGCACAGGGAGGTTGTTGTTGGCCTTCACGGCATACCCGACGATGGAGCGGAGCCCCTGGAGAGCGTCGCGGTAGGCGGCGAAGTTGCGGAGGATCTGAGGCTTGCTGTAGAGATAGAAGGGGCTGCGCTCGGCAGCCGCCATCGCGTCCTCCACCCGCACTCCCTCGCAGTACAGGTAGCCGTCGGCGCCACGCCGGAAGCAGTGCTTCGGCACgccggcagccgccgccgccgcgggctgTGGCGGTGGGGACGGGGAGGCCGTGGAGACGGAAGCGCGCACGGAGGacaggcggccatggcggcgaggGAATGAGACGACGGCGGGGCTCCGGCGGTTCGGGTGGCTCGATTGGGTAGGGTTTGGGGTCGGGAGAAGGGAGCGCGAGAGCAGGTTAGCCGCCGCCATTGCTAGGGTTTAGGGAGCGAAGTGTCCTGTACCAGTTCCACGCAAACACGAGTTTACAGGGATTTCAGGATTTTACCTCCACGTGTGCctcagagcaagtataataacgtTTTTTAGCCGGCTGGGAGGAGTCCACGTCGACACGGAAAATGGCCACGTCGGAGAGAGATTACTGAGCGGGCGTTTTCCATCTCGCCCTCCTGCAGCTCATCATGGttcgagaaaaaaattatttctcgCAGGCGTCTCCCAGCTCGCTATCGGCGAGAAGCCGACGCCGTCTCTCCCAGCTGATGGCATGTACATGGGCTTCTACACGTTGACATTAAATGCTTGTATTTTTATTATAGTACACCTCTCAGCCGGTTCATGGTACAGATTGATTGTATAATTAGCTGTAAGTAACATGGCAGCTTCTCTCAGCCGACAGTGGGCTAAACCATTAGCCTTGCTCTCACTCACACTAATTTCTTTGAATTGTTTCGTTATCTTTTCtccaatttatttttttatttattttctttcttttccagATACCGATTCATTTCGGGTGGCTCTTATatataagcaatcaagcatgcgATGGGTTTTGACATGAAAATGAATTTTTAGgggaaaacaaacaaacaaaaaaagggCGCTGCTGGCGCTCGGACGTCCGATGGATATAGATTCCATCGGACGCCCGCCCCGCACGCCTCTGCCTCCTTTCGGACGCCCGCGTCTGACCCACGTTGCATCTCGCATGCTGCACCGCCTCCACATACACACGCAACCCCATTTGTGTTGCGCCTGTGCATGCATGTAGGAGCACCCACGCCTACTCCTGGAGCCGAGCCCCTCATTTCCCGCGCCTAtactcctgcagctgcagctcagGCCTCGCTTCCCGCGCCAATGGATGCATGTGCATGTAGCTAGGACCATCTTTAGTTCCCCAAACTCCTTAGCActatgaaaaaaaaaagatttcccgtcacattaaGTTTGTAgtatatgcatgaagtattaaatatagacgaaatttaaaactaattgcacaatttgattCTACTTTACGAGataaacattttgagcctaattaatcaatggttggataattattatcaaatacaaacgaaatgctgcAGTACGCTAGCCCAACTAAACGTGGTCTAGGGTGGGGAGCACCCACGCATGTGCTACTGCAGCAGGTACGGGACCGCCTCCTTGGCTCCCGTGTCCATGCATGTAGGTGGGGACCTTGCCCCTTATGCCCTCGCCTTGCTTTTGTGCTGCTCGTCGACGTGTTTACGCAAAGAGACCAGATCTATACGGAGTATTTGCAACATCAAATCTATTTTGTAATATTTAAATAAAATACTTGCAGTATATAATATACATACAAACATGCATGGCACCTACTGTGCCGGATAATAAAAACCCTCGCAACATAAAAGCAATTACTGTAACATGCGTTTGAAACAGGTGACACATTTATAATATAATtttacaacatacgtgtataactaCAGCAATATAGATAATATCCGTTTGAAACTTTTGAAGtacacatttgcaacatacgtaacATAAAAATGAAGCACTTATAacataaaacatttgaaacatatatttgcaacatatgtgtatagccaatGCAACATACACATGAtaatatttgaaacatatatttgcaacatatgtgtataactaATGCAACGTATAGATGCcaatatttgaaacatatatttacAACAGATAAAAACACTCGTAACATATTGTGAAATAGATACTAAAACATTTGAATATATGTTGCAACATACATTAATAGCCGATGCAATATACTCCGTATGCAATATTTAAATAAAATACGTGTAACATCTCAAATGCATGAAACGCTTGATGCCATGGTGTGGTGGAAAAATTTGGACCAGTACTCAGATGCCGAGGGTCAACTGTTGAGGAAGCACCAAACGACCTACAGTATGTAAACGTGTGCCTTCTCTCCTCTCACAAACAGCCTGTTCATCCTGGCTGGCCCTGCAGCTGGTTCATCCGGTCGGCCAAGCCGTTGTTTAGTTCTCCGGAACTGTACTACGTAAAAAAAAGATTATCCGTCACATTAAATTTGTGATACATGTATGAAATACTAAATGTATacgaaatcaaaaattaattacacagtttgatttaactttgtgagacgaatcttttaaacctaattagttaatGTTTGgataataattcacaaatacaaacaaaatactaCAGTAAAAAATCTATACCAAGTTTGCAGGGGGCAGCATGCGGCAGGGGCTGCTAGCTGACACACGGAGAAAAGAAAGAAGCAGGAAGCCCAGCAGGTCTGGCCAGAGCTAGTGGCAGCATGTTGCAGAGACGTGTAGTACTCCGTACAGTAAGAAGCAGCAGGTCTAGGGGCTACTCCGTAGGCTGCATGCGAGGTGGGAGCCAGGCATGCGTGGAACATGTACAGTAAGAAGCagtctagggccttgtttagatcgtaaatttttgcaatccggacactgtagcatgttttgtttgtatttgacaaactttgtctgatcatggactaactaggctcaaaagattcgtctcgtgatttacaaccaaactgtgtaattagttatttttttacctacatttaatgctccatgtatgcgtccaaaaagtgatgtgatggagagagagtgaaaaaacttggaatttggaggtgatctaaacaaggcataGAATCCCACGCCGTGTCACGCGCGCGGGTTGGAATCGTTAACTGACGTGTGGCTCGTCCGTCCGAAAGACACGTCGCCCATAGGACGCTCTAACAGTAGCATTACCGAACAAAAAACGAATCTAGATAAGAAAGAGTGGGTATGACATAGGGTAGG
The sequence above is drawn from the Miscanthus floridulus cultivar M001 chromosome 15, ASM1932011v1, whole genome shotgun sequence genome and encodes:
- the LOC136508045 gene encoding probable diaminopimelate decarboxylase, chloroplastic, whose product is MAAANLLSRSLLPTPNPTQSSHPNRRSPAVVSFPRRHGRLSSVRASVSTASPSPPPQPAAAAAAGVPKHCFRRGADGYLYCEGVRVEDAMAAAERSPFYLYSKPQILRNFAAYRDALQGLRSIVGYAVKANNNLPVLRVLRELGCGAVLVSGNELRLALQAGFDPTRCIFNGNGKTFEDLKLAAESGVFVNVDSEFDLENIVRAARATGKKVPVLLRINPDVDPQVHPYVATGNKTSKFGIRNEKLQWFLDSIKSYPDEIKLVGVHCHLGSTITKVDIFRDAAVLMVNYVDEIRAQGFKLEYLNIGGGLGIDYHHTDAVLPTPMDLINTVRELVLSTDLTLIIEPGRSLIANTCCFVNRVTGVKSNGTKNFIVVDGSMAELIRPSLYGAYQHIELVSPPTPGAEVATFDVVGPVCESADFLGKDRELPTPDEGAGLVVHDAGAYCMSMASTYNLKLRPPEYWVEEDDSIVKIRHEEKLDDYMKFFDGLPA